TAACTATTATACTGATAATAGCTATAATAATCGTATTATTCTACATTGTATACCTGTTATTCTTAACTAGCAGCTACCCTACATTTTTAGATGCTATATTTGGTCTTCAAGACCCTGGAGAATTAATAGGTAATTTAATGAAATAATTCAATTTCATTATTTACTTTTTTTCTAAATTTTTCTAAAACTTCACTGTTTTTATAATCCAACACTCTAATTTTTGCAGGATAATTTTCAATATATTCTGAAATTACCTTTTTAGAAATAGGAACTTCTAAAATGCTTAGTATTCTTTCACTGAAATGTGTTGAAAAACCTCTTCCAATGACTTTTTGAACTTCATCAACATTATCAAAAGGAGCATTATTGAAAATAGTGTTGGCCAATCTTTCATTAAACATGTTTAAACTAGCTAAAGTGTCAAAATCAAAAGTATTTGCAGTATTTAAAATAGCTTCCTCATCTCTGACATTATAAATTAGATTATCATTAGCTATTTCATGTTTCAAAACTTCAATTGTTTTGTCAGGCATCATATCCTTAACTTTATCAAAGTTATTTTCAACAATAGACTGCCTAATCAGAGTTCCGCTTACACCTTCAATCCGTTTTACAAAAATGAACTTGTTTTCATAATCAAAGTTGATTTTACTTAAAGAATTTGAAAAAGAAGCTATAACATAATTATCCTCTTCAAGTTTGTCTCTCAGAAGAACTTCATTAACTGTTTTATCAATTATTTTATAAGGTTTTGGAGCTACCCAATGGCCTTTAGATATTCTATCCATTATTAAATCAAAATTTGGAACTTCTTTATAACCTCTCGGAATATAATCCGTGTTTAAAGCTTTAAACATCTTGGCCAATGACAGAGAATACTGGCCGGAGCCCATAATTCCCATAGGCGGACCTTCAACAACAATATCTGCACCTACTGAAATGGCTATTTTTGCCCTAATTTCACGTGGAAGTATATATGGAATACCTCTCCCACTTCGCTCAAAGAGCCCAGGCACAATAGCTACAAATAATGCATCAGGAACTTGTGACTTTGCAACTTTCATGCAATGAAAATGACCATTATGTAAAGGATTATACTCAGTAAAGTCAGCAACCAATTTCGTTTCAGAATTGTTGTCCAAAGTTTCGGAAGTTATATTCAAATCATTGAAAAATAATTCCTCATCACGCCTAAGAATATCTTCAGTTAATGACATGATTTATAATATGAAAGTTAAATTAAAAAAATTTTATGATTTATAATTTTAAAAAAAAAGAAAGAAAAATGAGATTTAATTAAATCCCCTTTAAGCTATTTTTATAGTGTTTCCCACTTGGAAACTGTTCCAATATGAAGTAATAATATATTGTCCAGCCATTAACCTTATATTCAATGATGCAATACCATCTTTATCAGTTACTTTGTGATAGAATACACCATTTACATTAAATGATACATTCTGATTAGCTAATGGATTGCCTTGACCGTCTAATGCTTGAGCAGTAAAACTGCTGCCGTCAAGGTATTTCATAGAGAGATCACTTGTTACTAAAGTCGGCAATACATTTACATTATTACCCATAGCCAAATCATCAACAATAGTAGTAATAATGTAATTTCCAGGTCTTAAAGCAATACCTAAACTAGCTACACCATTTTCATCAGTAGTTTTGTGATAGAATACACCGTTAATATTGAAAGTTACATTTTTATTGATAGCTAAAGTTCCATCTTTATTGTAGATAGTTGCTTCAAATCTTGATGCATTCATATAATATTTAGTTAAATCATTAGCTGCAATTAAAGATTTGACAGTTACATCAAATCCTTTTTCTTCACCAGTTATATCATTATAAGCAGTTAAAATATAAGCTCCAGGCCTCAACCTAATACCTAATTTAGCAATACCCTCAGCATCAGTAGTTTTAGTGTAGAACACCCCATTGATGTTGAATTTAACTGAAGTATTAGCTAATGCTTTTCCGGTTTTATCCAAGAATTTTGCAACAAACTCAGTGCCGTCCTTATACATTAAAACAGTATCATTAGCTAAAATAGTTGGATTGACAGTTACAGTAATGTTTTTAGAGAGCTTATCATAAATATCTGAACCATTATAAGAAACAGTTGCATTATATATTTTTGATACTAAATTAATGCCTAAAGAAGCAGTTCCATTAGCATCAGTAGTTTTCTTATATGTTTGACCGTTAATTGTAAAGTATAATGTTGCATTAGCTATAGGATTGCCTTTAATATCAGTTAAAATAGCTGCCATTCTTGTTCCATCACGATAGAACATTACAACATCAGAAATATTTAAATTAACTTTCATTGGATTAACAGCTAAATTAAATACATTATTTGAAACTTCATAAGTTTTATCTCCTGAATATGTAACATTTACTTTATAATCACCAGCAATTAAAGAGTTGATTTTTACACTAGCTACTCCATCAGTTACATTTGCTTTGTATGAATCTTTTCCAACAGTAACATTGACAACACCAGTTGCATCTTCAGGTAAAATTATAACAAGAGTTGAATTTTCACCGGCGACAACATCAGTAGTGTTTAAAGTTACATTATAATCAGAAATTTTGCCAATTGAAAAAGTTTTAGTAATGTTGGTTGCATTATATTTAGCATTGCCATTATAAATTACAGTAACCTCATAATCTCCAACACCTAAAACTCCCAAATCATAAACAATAGTTTGTGAAGCGTTGAAATTAATAGTTTCAGATTTTCCATTAAACTTAATAGTTACATTACCATTAGCATCAAATGGTAAAACATCAATTTTGATTGTAGCATTTTTATTTATGATAGCAGATATATCTGCATTGATTGAAGCACCAGCAGGAGTGTTGTTTTCTATTATTGTATCGTTGCTTTTTGAAGTAACCGCACCATTTCCATAATAGTCTTTAGAAATAATATAATTGTTAGTTATGGATGTATTGGTACCTGTAGTACCTGCAACAGATACTGCATAATTTTTACCGGAAATAATCACATTATTGTCTACAGTAATATTTTTTGCATTTGCAGCAAGTTGAATTCCATCTCCAACAGCATCAATTGTGTTATTTTCAATTATACCATATCCTTTTTTAAGTGAAATACCAATATTAGATACATTTATAGAGTTGCCTTTAACAACTATACCCCCACCAACAACATTAGTGGACACATCAATTCCTGTTTTAATATTAACAAAAGTGTTATTAATTATAACTACTTCCCCAACATCTGCCACAGCATTAACACCTACAAATGCATTAGATATGACATTACCTATAAAAGTATTCTGACCAACGAGTTTATTCTGCTTGGAATTGCCCTGCAACTTAATTGCATAACACCCCGCAGAACTTATACCAGTAGTTCCATTTATGATGTTGTTTTTAAATATGTTGAATTCACTAATACCAGCTACACTATAAGTATTGAAACCCATTCCTATAAAAATAACATTTGAAGCTTTAGAATATATTTTATTATCAGTCATATTATTATAACTTGATGAAACAATCTGTATTGGAGTTTTACCTGAAGATTGAGAAATGGTATTGTTCCTGATATTACAATAAGAAGCATTCATCATATAAATCGCCCCGTTAATTGCTGGAACAGAAGCTGCTGATGAATGAATATAAGAATTAATAACGGTTATATCTTTAGCATGCTGAATTAAAATAGGTACTAATTGTATAGCATCATTATTACTCCATTTGCCAACATTATTGTCAATAGTTAACCCATTTACAACAGAACCTTCACTTCCAGGAACAAAATTAAACCCTACATTTTTCAAGGTAATATTATCTCCCGCAGGCATGATAGTTAAATTTTTATTTATTACAAAATATTTATCAGACACATTATCAATTTTTAAAATATCTCCATTATTAAAAGGAGCCTCTTCTAATGCATCACCAGTTTCATTATCAAAATAATTTCCATAATTGTCATTTGTTATTGTGTATTCCTTTGCATTATTTGTATAAATAGGATTATCAATAATAACTGAATCAACAGGCACATCATTTACATCAATATTTGCATTGAAAGTGCTGTTAACATCATCTGCAGCACTTACTGCACCCATTGAAACAATAAACATCAAACATAAAAATATTAAATACTTAAAATTCATTAATATGTTTCCTCCATTTTATAATCTAATCAAAAATATTTGTAAATAATTAAAATATTTTTGATATATAATATATGGAAAATTAAAATATTTAAATGTTATATTTTTTAAAAAAAAAACAGGATAATTAAACAAAAATACAATATTCAAACTAGATTATATTTAAATAGCCCCATAAAAAAACAAAAAATTAAAAATAAGAGGTGAAAAACCTCAAAAATTATCTTTTATTATATCCGATAGCCAATAATGCAAATATAACTACAATAACCAAAACAATCCAAATCAGATAATTATCATCAGCAATATCTTTAGAAACATTGGATTTTTCAAGTTCATGAACTTCAGGTGAAGAAGAATCACTACTCAAACCGGATGAACTATCACCCACATTTGATTCAGATTCACTAAGGCTATTCTTAGCAGAATAATGTGATTTATCTAAACTATCACCAACATCGGAATCTCCACTGGAATCTGTAGAATTACTTTTAATATCATCTCTTGAATCATCAGTATTATCAGCAACATCAGAACCTGAACTGGTTGTGTTTTTATTAGTATCTACATTATTTGGATCTTTAACAGAATTTTTACCTTTGACATACTCATCCCATAAATTCTTAACAAAATCAAATATTTTATCTAAAAATGAGGTGCTGTCCCCAGTATATTCTTCATTAGCTGAACCATCAAAATTTTTAGAATTATAGAAGTAGCTATAATCCATTATATCGCCAGTAAAATCTTTAATCTGATTTTTAGTAAAATTCATATATTGGGTTTTGTAGTATGTTTCATTAGCTAAAATTATTAAACCATCATTATTTTCAATGATATTATGTTCAATATTAATTTTTGAAGCTCTTGACTCAAATATTGCACCGTCATTAAGGGAATTGTTTGCAAAATAATTATGATTAACTTCAACATTACCTAAAGGACCATCAACATCAGTTATACCATCAATATAATAAAATCCTCCAAACAATGAAGAAATAATTCCATTACCATGAGCAACAGTATTTTCAATGAATGCATTACCTGCAATTGTAATATTATCTCTTACCTTAATATAAATAACAGGGCCAAAACTGTCTTCAGTACCTATTTTTCTAAAAACATTTCCGGAAATATCTGTGAAATGAGAGTTTATATCAATATACCCCTTACGGGAGCTGTTATCTGAACCTCCACCATAGAAATAATTATTTTTAATATTAATATGTCTTCCAGTGTAAGTACTAATAGCATAATTTGAATTTATAAATACATTTGAAGTTATATCCACATTATTTATATGTTCTACAAAAACAGACTTCTTGGAATTGTTAAACACATTATTGCTAATAGTTAAATTGGCAGTTTTATCCTCACCAAATGAATTGAGATAATGAATTCCATTGGAATTTTCAAAATAATTATAAGAAATTGTATTATTTACACCTCCATCAATTAAAATTTCATATACTTCCCAGTAATCAGGATTTTCAAAATAACCTTTATCAGTAGCATTTTCATCCCTATAAAAAGTATTGCCTGCAATAAAAGTATTATTTCCATCCATCTTTATGGACTGTGCAAGAGATCTTGCATTATTATTAATAAAAGTATTGTTTAATATAATGCATCTTTCACCATTGTCAATATTTATAGGCGGGCAGGCTGCAGAATTATTTGAAAAGGTGTTGTTAATTATAATTACTTTATTATATGCTGCAATAGCACTGGCTATACCTTTATTGCTTAAGTATACTTTTTTAGTAACATATGAAGACAACATGGAATATATTTCATTAGAATCAAATTCATTATTTAAAAAAGCTGAAATATCTGCATTTGAGTAAACAGCCCCACCATATTTATCAGATAAATCCACATGTTTATTCATGCTGTCAGTATATCCATAAATATAATTTCCATTAAATTTAGAATTTTTAACTATTAAATTGTTTCCGGAATTATAAATAGCTCCACCATACATTTTTCCGTTTTTATACCAGTTAGTATTAAACAGATGATTTTTAACAAAAGAACAGTTGTCAACAGTTAAATTATTAGCATAATTAGCTATTGCTCCTCCCTGTAAAATACCATTTTTAATTTTTGCATAATTTCCAATGAAAGTTGAATCATGAATAGTTAAATCATCCTGAAGATTATATATAGCTCCACCACTAACTGAAGCAATATTAAATTCAAAAGTACAATTATTTAAAATCATTGTTCCATTATTATAAATAGCTCCCCCAAAAGTTGCTTTATTATTCACAAAAGTACAATTATTTAATACCAAAACACCGTTATTGTAAATAGCTCCACCTTTTACTCCATTGGCATTAGTCAGATTCAGATTAGATAAAGTTAACTTTGCATTTGAAGAAACATTGAAAATAACATTATTATTTTCCGCTGAAATAGTGGAATGATCCTTAGCAGCAATTGAAACATCATGATCAATCAAAATAGTTTCACCAACAACATAATCAGACCCATCCAATAAAACATCATCATTTAAAGTCATATTATTCAAAGAATCGGCAGCAGAAACTGAATTGACACATAAAACCAGTAACAATCCTAAAAACAAAATCTTTAATTTAAAATTCAATTCTTTTCACCTCCATTTAAATTCAATATAGTCAATAAAAATTAAAGAAAAATTGACTATTAATTAAAGTATTACAATATACAATATTTAAAACTTTTTAATAAAATATAAACAACTAAAAAGATATTAACTTAAAAAACCAAAACTAAAGTTAACAGAGGGATAAAAAATGGACACCATAATAGAAAACTGTAAGCTAATCAATAAAACAGGAAATTTCAATGTTGGAATTAAAAATGGAAAAATAGCCAAAATATCAAAAATACCATTTGAAGGCGGTAAAAAAATTGACATTAAAGGAAATTTACTTCTCCCAGGTTTTATTGACCCCCATGTTCATTTTAGAGACCCCGGACTAACACAAAAAGAAGATTTCAAAACCGGCAGTGAAAGTGCGGCTAATGGAGGATTTACAACAGTTATAGACATGCCAAATACCATCCCTAAAACAAACACCTACGATGCACTAAAAGAAAAAATAGCTATAGCTGATGAAAAAAGCATTGTAAATTACGAGCTTCAGGCAGGATGGAACACTTTAGAAGAAATGGAAAAAATAATCAGCTTAAACCCAATAGCTTTTAAAGTGTTTATGGATCTGGAAGATAATGAAACTTTAGAGCAAATATTTAAAGATTTGGGAACTTTAAAAGAAAGCACCCCATATAACGGTCTTGTAGCAGTACATTGTGAAAATAAAGCCATCATAAATGAAGAAACCAATAAATTAAAACAAAAAGAAGAAAATATCCCTCTTGACTACAGCTATGCCAGACCTGCAAAAGCAGAAGATGAATCTGTAAAACAGGCTATTGAATTAGCCCGTAAAAATAATTTAAACTTGCATATTTGTCATTTAAGCTCTAAAAAATCTCTAAATTTAGCCAGAAAAAATAATGTAAGCTATGAATTTACACCACATCATTTACTGTTAGACAACAGTGCATACAATACTTACGGCACTATGATAAAAACGAATCCTCCATTAAGAGAAGCTAAATATAAAATAAACATAAGCGATATTGATGAAAACACAATTATCGGAACTGATCATGCACCACATACATTAGAAGATAAAAATCAGGGAGTATGGAGTTCTTCACCGGGAATTCCTGCATTGGAAACTGTAGTTCCACTCTTATTGACACAGGTAAACCGAGGAAATCTTGACTTGAAACTGATTCCAAAAATATTATCCAAAAATGCTGCTAAACTTTACAATTTAAAAAATAAAGGATCAATAGCTATCGGAAAAGATGCTGATTTTACAGTTATTGATTTGAAAAAAGAAGGTAAAATCAATATTGAAAATTTCAAAACAAAAGCACAGTATTCACCATTTGACGGTCAGGAATATGCTGGAGAAGCAGTAATGACTATAATAAATGGTAAAATAGTAGCAAATAAATTATAACTAATTTTTAAAAAAAAAGAAAAATGATGAAAAGGTGTAATACACCTATACATCATATAAAGCGTGTTTAGGACATGCATCAATACATTGACCACATAAGGTACAGAATCCCATAATTGGGAATTTTTCATTACCTGTTGCATGGAGCATATTATATGGACATGCTTCGATACAGTCACCACATTCGTTACATTTGTATGGGTTAAATTCTATTCTGTCTCTGGTTACAGTTTCGCCATCAATAACTTTTTCTATTGAACCAACAGATAAAGCATCATTTGAACAAACTGCAGCACATGCTCCACATCTAATACAGCTTGCAAAAGATGGTTCAGCATCTGTTTCTTCTAATGCAGGACATAACATACCAGTTTTGGTTACTACACGAATTGCTTCAGTAGGACATTTATTAGCACATGCACCAACAAAGTCACATTTTTCAGCATCATAGCCTAATCCTTCAGTATCTGCAGGAACTCCTTCAGCCCATTCAACATCCATACTTAATGCATCAGTAGGACAGAGTTTTACACATAATTGACATGCAGCACATGCATCTGGAATTAAAACTGACAAGTTTGCAGAATTAGCTTTGATAAAGTCTCCAGGACATGCTTCAACACAAGTATTACATCCGATACATTTAGATAATTCTAAATCGAAAGCATTAATGGTTTTAGCACGTTTTGCAGGTTTTTTCTCAGCAATGAATACTGCATTCCAAGGACAAGTTTGTGAACATAAACCACATTTAATACAAACATCATCAGCTATTGAAATGGTTCCTCCAATTTCATCAAGAGTAATTGCACTAACAGGACATGGATCTACACAGGTTCCACAACCTACACAATCATTAATGTAAATAGATCCTTTACCGTCAAGGTCAATAACTTCACCTTTAGGTTCTACAATACCTGGAATACCAATTACATCAACAGGACAGATGTCTACACATTTTTGACACATTACACAGAAACCTTCAACTTCCATTAAATCGTTTCCAGTGAGTTTAATAGTGTCTTGTGGACAAGCTTCTTCACATTTACCACAGGAATTACATAAAGTAGAATTGAATACTAACCTTATTTGCTCTTCAGCACCTTCTGCAATAGAATATGTTTCTACTTTTAATGCGCCTTCAGGACAAACATCAGCACATTTTGGTTCTCCTCCACAAGTATCACAGTGAATAATGGAAGTAGGTGTTACATCAATAGCTGAGGTTGGGCAGGTACCTTCACAAGCACCGCACCTAATACAGCCATCTTCATTAAATACTATCATTATTAAAACCCCTCAATTAGAATTTTTTAATGATGTTTCCTTCACTGTCTACAATATCTACTTCAGCTAATCTCATTTGGCTATCCATAGTGTGAGTTGCACAGGATAAACATGGGTCATATGCTCTGATAACCATTTCCATTAAGTTGAATATTTTATCGTCTACTTCTACACCAGGTTTGATGTAATCTTTAGCTACTTGTTGAATACCCATTTCCATAGCTGGGTTGTTTTGGATAGTAGCTACAACAATGTTAGCTTCAGTTACTAAACCATTGTCATCACATGCGTAGTTGTGTATTAAAGTACCACGAGCAGCTTCTACAATACCTGCACCTTCACCAGCAGTTCTTTCTAATTCTTCTGGGAATTTTGGACCAGATAAATCTTGGTCTAATGCATCAGCAGCACATTCAGCAGATGCTAATAATTCAATAAGTCTTGCCCAGTGGAATAATAATGGTGCTTGTGCATATCCAAATTTGTCATGGAATTCTTCAAATGCCGCTTGTGCAAGAGGTGCTGCATCTGGCATTTTATCAGCAACGTTAATCCTGGATAATGGTGCTACTCTGTAAATACCTTCTGGGTATCCTAATTCTTTAATGTAAGGGAATTTTAACCAAGAGTAAGGTTTTACATGTTCAGCAACAACATCTTTGTATTCTAAG
This genomic stretch from Methanobrevibacter smithii ATCC 35061 harbors:
- a CDS encoding 4Fe-4S binding protein; this translates as MIVFNEDGCIRCGACEGTCPTSAIDVTPTSIIHCDTCGGEPKCADVCPEGALKVETYSIAEGAEEQIRLVFNSTLCNSCGKCEEACPQDTIKLTGNDLMEVEGFCVMCQKCVDICPVDVIGIPGIVEPKGEVIDLDGKGSIYINDCVGCGTCVDPCPVSAITLDEIGGTISIADDVCIKCGLCSQTCPWNAVFIAEKKPAKRAKTINAFDLELSKCIGCNTCVEACPGDFIKANSANLSVLIPDACAACQLCVKLCPTDALSMDVEWAEGVPADTEGLGYDAEKCDFVGACANKCPTEAIRVVTKTGMLCPALEETDAEPSFASCIRCGACAAVCSNDALSVGSIEKVIDGETVTRDRIEFNPYKCNECGDCIEACPYNMLHATGNEKFPIMGFCTLCGQCIDACPKHALYDV
- a CDS encoding right-handed parallel beta-helix repeat-containing protein gives rise to the protein MNFKLKILFLGLLLVLCVNSVSAADSLNNMTLNDDVLLDGSDYVVGETILIDHDVSIAAKDHSTISAENNNVIFNVSSNAKLTLSNLNLTNANGVKGGAIYNNGVLVLNNCTFVNNKATFGGAIYNNGTMILNNCTFEFNIASVSGGAIYNLQDDLTIHDSTFIGNYAKIKNGILQGGAIANYANNLTVDNCSFVKNHLFNTNWYKNGKMYGGAIYNSGNNLIVKNSKFNGNYIYGYTDSMNKHVDLSDKYGGAVYSNADISAFLNNEFDSNEIYSMLSSYVTKKVYLSNKGIASAIAAYNKVIIINNTFSNNSAACPPINIDNGERCIILNNTFINNNARSLAQSIKMDGNNTFIAGNTFYRDENATDKGYFENPDYWEVYEILIDGGVNNTISYNYFENSNGIHYLNSFGEDKTANLTISNNVFNNSKKSVFVEHINNVDITSNVFINSNYAISTYTGRHINIKNNYFYGGGSDNSSRKGYIDINSHFTDISGNVFRKIGTEDSFGPVIYIKVRDNITIAGNAFIENTVAHGNGIISSLFGGFYYIDGITDVDGPLGNVEVNHNYFANNSLNDGAIFESRASKINIEHNIIENNDGLIILANETYYKTQYMNFTKNQIKDFTGDIMDYSYFYNSKNFDGSANEEYTGDSTSFLDKIFDFVKNLWDEYVKGKNSVKDPNNVDTNKNTTSSGSDVADNTDDSRDDIKSNSTDSSGDSDVGDSLDKSHYSAKNSLSESESNVGDSSSGLSSDSSSPEVHELEKSNVSKDIADDNYLIWIVLVIVVIFALLAIGYNKR
- the pyrC gene encoding dihydroorotase; the protein is MDTIIENCKLINKTGNFNVGIKNGKIAKISKIPFEGGKKIDIKGNLLLPGFIDPHVHFRDPGLTQKEDFKTGSESAANGGFTTVIDMPNTIPKTNTYDALKEKIAIADEKSIVNYELQAGWNTLEEMEKIISLNPIAFKVFMDLEDNETLEQIFKDLGTLKESTPYNGLVAVHCENKAIINEETNKLKQKEENIPLDYSYARPAKAEDESVKQAIELARKNNLNLHICHLSSKKSLNLARKNNVSYEFTPHHLLLDNSAYNTYGTMIKTNPPLREAKYKINISDIDENTIIGTDHAPHTLEDKNQGVWSSSPGIPALETVVPLLLTQVNRGNLDLKLIPKILSKNAAKLYNLKNKGSIAIGKDADFTVIDLKKEGKINIENFKTKAQYSPFDGQEYAGEAVMTIINGKIVANKL
- a CDS encoding nucleotidyltransferase family protein, which codes for MSLTEDILRRDEELFFNDLNITSETLDNNSETKLVADFTEYNPLHNGHFHCMKVAKSQVPDALFVAIVPGLFERSGRGIPYILPREIRAKIAISVGADIVVEGPPMGIMGSGQYSLSLAKMFKALNTDYIPRGYKEVPNFDLIMDRISKGHWVAPKPYKIIDKTVNEVLLRDKLEEDNYVIASFSNSLSKINFDYENKFIFVKRIEGVSGTLIRQSIVENNFDKVKDMMPDKTIEVLKHEIANDNLIYNVRDEEAILNTANTFDFDTLASLNMFNERLANTIFNNAPFDNVDEVQKVIGRGFSTHFSERILSILEVPISKKVISEYIENYPAKIRVLDYKNSEVLEKFRKKVNNEIELFH
- a CDS encoding right-handed parallel beta-helix repeat-containing protein, whose amino-acid sequence is MNFKYLIFLCLMFIVSMGAVSAADDVNSTFNANIDVNDVPVDSVIIDNPIYTNNAKEYTITNDNYGNYFDNETGDALEEAPFNNGDILKIDNVSDKYFVINKNLTIMPAGDNITLKNVGFNFVPGSEGSVVNGLTIDNNVGKWSNNDAIQLVPILIQHAKDITVINSYIHSSAASVPAINGAIYMMNASYCNIRNNTISQSSGKTPIQIVSSSYNNMTDNKIYSKASNVIFIGMGFNTYSVAGISEFNIFKNNIINGTTGISSAGCYAIKLQGNSKQNKLVGQNTFIGNVISNAFVGVNAVADVGEVVIINNTFVNIKTGIDVSTNVVGGGIVVKGNSINVSNIGISLKKGYGIIENNTIDAVGDGIQLAANAKNITVDNNVIISGKNYAVSVAGTTGTNTSITNNYIISKDYYGNGAVTSKSNDTIIENNTPAGASINADISAIINKNATIKIDVLPFDANGNVTIKFNGKSETINFNASQTIVYDLGVLGVGDYEVTVIYNGNAKYNATNITKTFSIGKISDYNVTLNTTDVVAGENSTLVIILPEDATGVVNVTVGKDSYKANVTDGVASVKINSLIAGDYKVNVTYSGDKTYEVSNNVFNLAVNPMKVNLNISDVVMFYRDGTRMAAILTDIKGNPIANATLYFTINGQTYKKTTDANGTASLGINLVSKIYNATVSYNGSDIYDKLSKNITVTVNPTILANDTVLMYKDGTEFVAKFLDKTGKALANTSVKFNINGVFYTKTTDAEGIAKLGIRLRPGAYILTAYNDITGEEKGFDVTVKSLIAANDLTKYYMNASRFEATIYNKDGTLAINKNVTFNINGVFYHKTTDENGVASLGIALRPGNYIITTIVDDLAMGNNVNVLPTLVTSDLSMKYLDGSSFTAQALDGQGNPLANQNVSFNVNGVFYHKVTDKDGIASLNIRLMAGQYIITSYWNSFQVGNTIKIA